The following are encoded together in the Salvia hispanica cultivar TCC Black 2014 chromosome 6, UniMelb_Shisp_WGS_1.0, whole genome shotgun sequence genome:
- the LOC125196717 gene encoding (-)-isopiperitenol/(-)-carveol dehydrogenase, mitochondrial-like, protein MSNNLTKQKLQGKVAIVTGGASGLGETTARALADHGARRVVIADIQSEKGHAVAKAIGLERCSFFWCDVTDELQVENLVRWTATTHGGLDVMFSNAGTATRLPQTILELDMTEYDRVMRVNARSMAVCVKHAARKMVELGTGGAIVCMASLAAVKAMANTTDYMMSKCPTLGLMECASLQLGKHGIRVNSVSPGLVYTPLAEETGFALEDMERFIGPYKSLKGATLTAEHVADAVAFLASDEAALLTGVNLVVDGGMVAAPFLE, encoded by the coding sequence ATGTCAAACAATTTGACGAAGCAAAAGCTTCAAGGCAAAGTAGCCATCGTGACAGGCGGCGCCAGCGGCCTCGGCGAGACGACCGCCCGCGCCCTGGCGGACCACGGGGCGCGGAGGGTGGTGATCGCCGACATCCAGTCCGAAAAGGGCCACGCCGTGGCGAAAGCCATCGGCCTGGAGCGGTGCAGCTTCTTCTGGTGCGACGTGACCGACGAGCTCCAGGTCGAGAACCTGGTCCGGTGGACGGCGACGACGCACGGCGGCCTCGACGTCATGTTCAGCAACGCCGGCACCGCCACCAGGCTCCCTCAGACGATCCTGGAGCTGGACATGACCGAATACGACCGCGTGATGCGCGTGAACGCGCGTAGCATGGCGGTGTGCGTGAAGCACGCGGCGCGTAAGATGGTGGAGCTGGGGACGGGAGGGGCCATCGTCTGTATGGCGAGTCTGGCGGCGGTGAAGGCGATGGCGAACACGACGGACTACATGATGTCCAAGTGCCCGACGCTGGGGCTGATGGAGTGCGCGAGCTTGCAGCTCGGGAAGCACGGGATTCGGGTGAACAGCGTGTCGCCCGGGCTCGTGTACACGCCGCTGGCCGAGGAGACGGGGTTTGCGTTGGAGGATATGGAGAGGTTCATTGGGCCCTACAAGAGCTTGAAAGGGGCGACGCTCACGGCCGAGCACGTGGCGGACGCGGTGGCGTTCCTGGCTTCGGATGAGGCGGCGTTGCTCACCGGAGTTAATTTGGTGGTGGATGGTGGGATGGTTGCTGCGCCATTCcttgaataa
- the LOC125196700 gene encoding (+)-cis,cis-nepetalactol synthase NEPS3-like, giving the protein MSNNLMKKKLQGKVAIVTGGASGIGETTARVLADHGARAVVIADIQPERGRAVAESIGLQHCSYVQCDVADEEQVAAMVEWTATTYGGLDVMFSNAGILAGSLQTILELDFSEYERVMRVNARGMAVCVKQAARKMVELGTRGAIVCMSSATADKASMNVTDYVMSKAAVLGLMRSASLQLGKHGIRVNSVSSGAVFTPLVANDGMVTAADVGKHVAPYTSLKGATIATENVADAVAFLASDEAALVTGVDLKVDGGIIAMPFLESN; this is encoded by the coding sequence ATGTCTAACAATTTGATGAAGAAAAAGCTTCAAGGAAAAGTAGCAATTGTAACCGGCGGCGCAAGCGGCATCGGCGAGACCACCGCCCGCGTCCTGGCCGATCACGGGGCGCGCGCGGTGGTGATCGCCGATATCCAACCCGAAAGGGGCCGCGCTGTGGCCGAATCCATCGGCCTGCAGCACTGCAGCTACGTCCAGTGCGACGTGGCGGACGAGGAACAAGTCGCGGCCATGGTCGAATGGACGGCGACGACGTACGGCGGCCTCGATGTAATGTTCAGCAACGCCGGCATCTTGGCCGGCTCCCTTCAGACCATCCTGGAGCTGGATTTTTCGGAATACGAGCGCGTGATGCGCGTGAACGCGCGTGGCATGGCGGTGTGCGTGAAGCAGGCGGCGCGTAAGATGGTGGAATTGGGAACGAGAGGGGCTATCGTCTGTATGTCAAGTGCGACGGCGGATAAGGCGTCGATGAACGTGACGGACTATGTGATGTCGAAGGCGGCGGTGCTGGGGCTGATGCGGAGCGCGAGCTTGCAGCTCGGGAAGCACGGGATACGGGTGAACAGCGTGTCGTCCGGGGCGGTGTTCACGCCGCTTGTTGCAAACGATGGGATGGTGACGGCGGCGGATGTGGGGAAACATGTCGCGCCCTACACGAGCTTGAAAGGGGCGACGATCGCCACGGAGAACGTGGCGGACGCGGTGGCGTTTCTGGCTTCGGATGAGGCGGCGCTTGTCACCGGAGTTGATTTGAAGGTGGATGGTGGGATCATTGCCATGCCATTCCTTGAGTCAAACTAA
- the LOC125195623 gene encoding (-)-isopiperitenol/(-)-carveol dehydrogenase, mitochondrial-like produces the protein MGSVVAEKATENLTDYVMSKGAVLGLMRSASLQLGKHGIRVNSVSPGVIQTALAEKNGISAEYMEKRIGRYRSLKGATLAAEHVADAVAFLASDEAALLTGVDLAVDSGTIAMPFL, from the coding sequence ATGGGGAGTGTGGTGGCGGAGAAGGCGACGGAGAACCTGACGGACTACGTGATGTCGAAGGGGGCGGTGCTGGGGCTGATGCGGTCCGCGAGCTTGCAGCTCGGGAAGCACGGGATTCGGGTGAACAGCGTGTCGCCCGGCGTGATACAAACAGCGCTCGCCGAAAAAAACGGGATTTCGGCCGAGTATATGGAGAAGCGTATCGGGCGCTACAGGAGCTTGAAAGGGGCAACGCTCGCGGCCGAGCACGTGGCCGACGCGGTGGCGTTTCTGGCTTCGGATGAGGCGGCGTTGCTCACCGGAGTTGATTTGGCGGTGGATAGCGGGACGATTGCCATGCCATTCCTTTGA
- the LOC125193631 gene encoding (+)-cis,cis-nepetalactol synthase NEPS3-like, producing the protein MSNNSTGKKLEGKVAIVTGGASGIGETTARVLADLGARVVIADIQSLKGHAAAKAIGLDRCSFFWCDLTEELEVENLVKWTVQKYGGLDVMFSNAAVVSTVLQTVLDLDMEQFDRVMRVNPRSMALCVKHAARKMVELGTRGAIICTATTAAEKQMMNTTDYVMSKRAVLGLMRSASLQLGKHGIRVNSVSPGMVYTPLAANNGLPTPEALAEYIGPYMSLKGETVTEKNVADAVAFLASDEAALVTGVDLKVDGGIVAMPFLESN; encoded by the coding sequence atgtcAAACAATTCAACGGGGAAAAAGCTTGAAGGCAAAGTAGCCATCGTAACCGGCGGCGCCAGCGGCATCGGCGAGACCACCGCCCGCGTCCTGGCCGACCTCGGCGCGCGCGTGGTGATCGCCGACATCCAGTCCCTAAAGGGCCACGCCGCGGCGAAAGCCATCGGCCTGGACCGGTGCAGCTTCTTCTGGTGCGACTTGACCGAGGAGCTCGAGGTCGAGAACCTGGTCAAGTGGACGGTGCAGAAGTACGGCGGCCTCGACGTCATGTTCAGCAACGCCGCCGTCGTCAGCACCGTCCTCCAGACCGTCCTCGACCTGGACATGGAGCAGTTCGACCGCGTCATGCGCGTGAACCCGCGCAGCATGGCGCTGTGCGTGAAGCACGCCGCGCGTAAGATGGTGGAACTGGGCACGAGGGGCGCCATCATCTGCACGGCGACCACGGCCGCGGAGAAGCAGATGATGAACACCACGGACTACGTGATGTCGAAGCGGGCGGTGCTGGGGCTGATGCGCTCCGCGAGCCTGCAGCTCGGGAAGCACGGGATTCGGGTGAACAGCGTGTCGCCCGGGATGGTGTACACGCCGCTCGCCGCGAATAATGGGCTGCCCACGCCCGAGGCGCTGGCGGAGTACATTGGGCCCTACATGAGCCTGAAGGGGGAGACGGTCACCGAGAAGAATGTGGCGGACGCGGTGGCGTTTCTGGCTTCGGATGAGGCGGCGCTCGTCACCGGAGTTGATTTGAAGGTGGATGGTGGGATCGTTGCCATGCCATTCCTTGAGTCAAACTAA
- the LOC125196884 gene encoding (+)-cis,cis-nepetalactol synthase NEPS3-like gives MSNNLMKKKLQGKVAIVTGGASGIGETTARALADHGARAVVIADIQAEKGRAVAESIGLERCSYVQCDVTDEEQVEAMVEWTATTYGGLDVMFSNAGTTTRLPQTILDLDFSEYDRVMRVNARSMAVCVKHAARKMVELGTRGAIVCMSSAGAEKATVDKTDYMMSKRAVLGLMRSASLQLGRHGIRVNSVSPGMVYTPLVEELGYAWEDMEKYIGPYMSLKGETLTAEHVAETVAFLASDEGALVTGVDLAVDGGIIATPFLE, from the coding sequence ATGTCAAACAATTTGATGAAGAAAAAGCTTCAAGGCAAAGTAGCCATTGTAACCGGCGGCGCCAGCGGCATCGGCGAGACCACCGCCCGCGCCCTGGCAGACCACGGGGCGCGCGCGGTGGTGATCGCCGACATCCAGGCCGAAAAGGGCCGCGCCGTGGCGGAATCCATCGGGCTGGAGCGGTGCAGCTACGTCCAGTGCGACGTAACGGACGAGGAGCAGGTCGAGGCCATGGTCGAATGGACGGCGACGACCTACGGCGGCCTCGACGTAATGTTCAGCAACGCCGGCACCACCACCAGACTCCCTCAGACCATCCTGGATTTGGATTTTTCGGAGTACGACCGCGTGATGCGGGTGAACGCGCGTAGCATGGCGGTGTGTGTGAAGCACGCGGCGCGTAAGATGGTGGAATTGGGGACGAGAGGGGCTATCGTGTGTATGTCAAGTGCGGGGGCTGAGAAGGCGACGGTGGACAAGACGGACTATATGATGTCGAAGCGGGCGGTGCTGGGGCTGATGCGGTCGGCGAGCTTGCAGCTGGGCCGGCACGGGATTCGGGTGAACAGCGTGTCGCCCGGGATGGTGTACACGCCACTCGTCGAGGAGCTGGGGTATGCGTGGGAGGATATGGAGAAGTACATTGGGCCCTACATGAGCTTGAAAGGGGAAACGCTCACGGCCGAGCACGTGGCCGAGACGGTGGCGTTTCTAGCTTCAGATGAGGGCGCATTGGTCACCGGAGTTGATTTGGCGGTGGATGGTGGGATAATTGCCACGCCATTCCTTGAataa
- the LOC125197199 gene encoding (-)-isopiperitenol/(-)-carveol dehydrogenase, mitochondrial-like, whose amino-acid sequence MKKKLQGKVVIVTGGAGGIGETTACALADHGARAVVIADIQAEKGRAVAESIGLERCSYVQCDVTDEEQVAAMVEWTATTYGGLDVMFSNAGTVSGSPQTILELDFSEYERVMRVNARGMAVCVKHAARKMVEMGTRGAIVCMSSVVAEKATVDLIDYVMSKRAVLGLMRSASLQLGRHGIRVNSVSPGLVITPLAAKYGLVTQADVEKHVGPYTSLKEAAITGESVAEAVAFLASDEAALVTGVDLGVDAGMIAMPFQ is encoded by the coding sequence atgaagaaaaagCTTCAAGGCAAAGTAGTGATCGTCACCGGCGGCGCCGGCGGCATCGGCGAGACCACTGCCTGCGCCCTGGCTGACCACGGGGCGCGCGCGGTGGTGATCGCTGACATCCAGGCCGAAAAGGGCCGCGCCGTGGCGGAATCTATCGGGCTGGAGCGGTGCAGCTACGTCCAGTGCGACGTGACGGACGAGGAGCAGGTCGCGGCCATGGTCGAATGGACGGCGACGACGTACGGCGGCCTCGACGTAATGTTCAGCAACGCCGGCACCGTCAGCGGCTCCCCTCAGACCATCCTGGAGCTGGATTTTTCGGAATACGAGCGCGTGATGCGCGTGAACGCGCGTGGCATGGCGGTGTGTGTGAAGCACGCGGCGCGTAAGATGGTGGAGATGGGGACGAGAGGGGCTATCGTCTGTATGTCAAGTGTGGTGGCGGAGAAGGCGACGGTGGACTTGATTGACTATGTGATGTCGAAGCGGGCGGTGCTGGGGCTGATGCGGTCGGCGAGCTTGCAGCTGGGCCGGCACGGGATTCGGGTGAACAGCGTGTCGCCCGGGCTGGTGATCACACCGCTCGCCGCGAAGTATGGGCTGGTGACGCAGGCGGATGTGGAGAAGCATGTGGGGCCCTACACGAGCTTGAAAGAGGCGGCGATAACGGGGGAGAGTGTGGCGGAAGCGGTGGCCTTTCTTGCTTCAGATGAGGCGGCGTTAGTCACCGGGGTTGATTTGGGAGTGGATGCTGGGATGATTGCCATGCCCTTCCAATAA